A stretch of the uncultured Desulfobacter sp. genome encodes the following:
- a CDS encoding thiamine diphosphokinase, giving the protein MKTVIVANGTLCQTDRLLSRIQQADMVIAADGGAVHLHHMGIVPRIIIGDLDSIPENILSLFKEKQVKILKHPVRKDQTDMELCMEYAITHGCTDLLIIGATSTRLDHTLANIFILRRLAAQGIPTTLIDAHNDIHIVVSHLTLTGCPGDLLSVIPISDHVQGLTLEGLEYPLTNQALCMGSTMGISNVFTQDNACISLTSGAVLVIKPKEEN; this is encoded by the coding sequence ATGAAAACAGTCATTGTAGCAAACGGCACCCTGTGTCAAACAGACAGGCTTTTATCCCGAATACAACAAGCGGACATGGTTATTGCGGCAGACGGCGGCGCAGTTCATCTTCACCACATGGGCATTGTTCCCCGGATTATCATCGGCGACCTTGATTCCATTCCTGAAAACATCCTTTCATTGTTTAAGGAAAAACAAGTTAAAATTTTAAAGCATCCGGTACGCAAAGACCAGACAGATATGGAATTATGTATGGAATATGCCATCACCCATGGATGTACAGACCTTCTTATTATAGGAGCAACCAGCACCCGCCTTGATCATACCCTGGCAAATATTTTTATCCTGCGCAGACTTGCAGCCCAAGGCATCCCGACCACGCTCATTGATGCACATAATGACATTCATATTGTTGTTTCCCATCTGACACTCACAGGCTGCCCCGGCGACCTGCTATCCGTCATCCCGATATCAGACCATGTTCAAGGATTGACCCTGGAGGGGCTGGAGTACCCATTGACGAATCAAGCCCTTTGCATGGGTTCAACCATGGGAATCAGCAATGTATTCACACAGGATAACGCATGCATCAGTCTCACGTCCGGGGCTGTTTTGGTCATAAAACCCAAGGAAGAAAACTGA
- a CDS encoding flagellar basal body-associated FliL family protein yields MEQQVGNVFLSRWAVVCAVIFIILAGIAGCGGEKEKDNTELVLGNWVYFSNRTYILTSIDMKGTWKSSVRIADVTSKVVDSRGTASGTWHLDEGQLIFTVVDSDINDVWEKDSTAFYKVLELSKHLMILEGENGHKQEWKKTVQKKGKGGPGEVNPIVSMAPYAVNLDKHSSATQDRYLCLSMHLELLELMPEQPVPQFHPRARDAAIMYLASLTYDDVSDFDRIKVQKEKVKAILNPYMDGLIKEVAIDHVVVAVSAAKVEEFIIEHTPAPSKEEPAEGEEGEAGEDKEETSKAS; encoded by the coding sequence ATGGAACAACAGGTTGGAAATGTGTTTCTGAGCAGGTGGGCTGTTGTCTGCGCCGTCATCTTCATAATTCTTGCCGGTATTGCAGGGTGCGGTGGCGAAAAGGAAAAAGACAATACCGAGCTGGTTCTGGGTAACTGGGTCTACTTTAGTAATCGCACATATATTCTCACCTCAATTGATATGAAAGGCACTTGGAAATCTTCGGTGAGGATTGCAGATGTGACCTCTAAAGTTGTTGATTCCAGAGGGACAGCCAGTGGTACCTGGCACTTAGATGAAGGGCAGCTTATTTTTACCGTTGTGGATTCAGATATAAACGATGTCTGGGAAAAAGACAGTACTGCCTTTTACAAAGTACTTGAACTCAGCAAACATCTGATGATTCTTGAGGGTGAAAACGGCCACAAGCAAGAGTGGAAGAAAACGGTTCAGAAAAAAGGAAAAGGCGGCCCGGGGGAAGTCAATCCGATTGTTTCCATGGCACCTTATGCCGTTAATCTGGACAAGCATTCTTCAGCCACTCAGGATCGCTACCTGTGTTTGAGTATGCATTTGGAACTTTTGGAACTGATGCCCGAACAGCCGGTACCTCAATTTCATCCAAGGGCCAGGGATGCCGCCATCATGTACCTGGCTTCATTGACCTATGATGATGTTTCTGATTTTGATCGCATCAAGGTTCAGAAAGAGAAGGTCAAAGCCATACTTAACCCATATATGGACGGGCTGATCAAAGAAGTTGCCATTGATCATGTGGTTGTTGCCGTTTCTGCCGCCAAGGTGGAAGAATTTATCATTGAACATACGCCTGCACCAAGTAAGGAGGAGCCCGCTGAAGGAGAAGAGGGCGAGGCCGGTGAAGATAAAGAGGAAACCTCAAAGGCCTCCTGA
- a CDS encoding MarR family transcriptional regulator, with amino-acid sequence MAVTELSNQRCQTLLISIRKIIQAVDIHSRKLNKKFGLTGPQLIVLQEISSHGQISITPLSRATSLSQATVTDITKRLETRGYIARKKREDDRRAVSLFLTEKGQDIIQDLPPLLQETFTEHFSDIEDWEQMMIISAFERVVSLMAADKLDASPILLAGPIQQPPNS; translated from the coding sequence ATGGCCGTAACAGAACTGAGCAATCAAAGATGTCAAACCCTTTTGATATCAATTCGTAAAATCATCCAGGCAGTCGACATTCATTCCAGAAAGCTGAATAAAAAATTTGGTCTGACCGGCCCCCAGCTTATTGTACTCCAGGAAATTTCCTCCCATGGCCAGATTTCCATTACCCCGTTATCCCGTGCCACAAGCTTAAGTCAGGCAACAGTAACAGATATTACCAAGCGTCTCGAGACGCGTGGATACATTGCCAGAAAAAAAAGAGAGGATGACAGGCGGGCCGTCAGTCTTTTTCTCACGGAAAAAGGTCAGGATATTATTCAGGACCTGCCACCACTGCTTCAGGAAACATTCACGGAACATTTTTCTGATATTGAAGACTGGGAGCAGATGATGATTATAAGTGCATTTGAGCGGGTGGTTAGCCTGATGGCGGCAGATAAATTAGACGCGTCGCCTATCCTGCTTGCAGGCCCCATCCAACAGCCCCCTAACAGTTAA
- a CDS encoding IscA/HesB family protein codes for MIELTDAAKTQIDNYFQGNEPSPIRIFLNSGGUAGPSLAMALDEPKDSDDLFDIKGLKFLVDKEFMEKAQMIKIDFNGMGFSLDSSLDLGQGGNCGGCSGSCG; via the coding sequence ATGATTGAACTTACAGATGCTGCAAAAACGCAGATCGACAATTATTTTCAGGGGAATGAGCCGTCCCCTATCCGGATTTTTCTTAACTCCGGCGGCTGAGCGGGCCCGTCTTTAGCAATGGCTCTGGATGAGCCTAAAGATAGCGACGACCTTTTTGACATCAAAGGGTTAAAATTTCTGGTAGACAAAGAGTTTATGGAAAAAGCACAAATGATTAAAATAGACTTTAACGGTATGGGGTTCAGCCTTGATTCGAGTCTTGATCTGGGGCAGGGCGGCAACTGCGGGGGATGTTCAGGATCTTGCGGATAA